CACTTCTGTGCTGGGACGGAAAGCTGCGGTTCTTATAAAGGCTGGGATATCGGCCAATCACATTATTAGACTCCTGCTGCGTCATCTGTTGTCAGGAGAAGGAGCCTTGCTAGGCATACACTAGGGTGCAGTGCGCATGCGTGAGGTTTCCCCGATGACCGCATCGTGCTCTGTGCACTGCGCGGATTGTCGCTGCGTTTACACTGCGACTGGCGCAAGAAACGCCTGGAAATGTGTGGGGATTATGCCCCTgctatgtatgtatctatataaaATAGCACaatgcatgttcattatttttttgtAAAGCGGCTCctcatttatgtattttttttatatctattactaaaaaaaacaaaaaaaatccccGAAATCTCCACACGTAACCAGTGCGGCACATAACCTGTAGCCCCTGCAGTAAGGGCCCCCCGACCGTATCTGTTTACCCCGTTATTGGGATGGTGACACGTCCTTTCACTTTCACCTCTGATGTCTCATGAGTCAGTAATAATGGCCGCCATGGAAATCCCCGACCCAAGGTGTAAGAGTAACCAGGAGCCGCACCCTGACCGAGCCCCCCGTGCCCTGACCGAGCCTCCGCACCCTGACCGGACCCCCCCGCACCCTGACCGAACCCCACCGCACCCTGACCGAGCCCCCGCACCCTGACCGAGCCCACCGCGCCCTGACCGAGCCCCCCGCACCCTGACCGAGCCCACCACGCCCTGACCGGACCCCCCCGCACCCTGACCGAGCCCCCCCGCACCGACCGAGCCCCTCGTGCCCTGATCGAACCTCCACACCCTGACCGAGCCCCCCCGCGCCCTGACCGAACCCCCCCCGCGCCCTGACCGAACCCCCCGCGCCCTGACCGAGCCCCCGCACCCTGACCGAGCCCACCGCGCCCTGACCAAGCCCCCCGCACCCTGACCGAGCCCCCCGCACCGACCGAGCCCCTCGTGCCCTGATCGAACCTCCACACCCTGACCGAACCCCCCGCGCCCTGACCGAGCCCCCGCACCCTGACCGAGCCCACCGCGCCCTGACCGAGCCCCCCGCACCCTGACCGAGCCCCCCGCACCGACCGAGCCCCTCGTGCCCTGATCGAACCTCCACACCCTGACCGAACCCCCCGCGCCCTGACCGAGCCCCCGCACCCTGACCGAGCCCACCGCGCCCTGACCGAGCCCCCCGCACCCTGACCGAGCCCCCCGCACCGACCGAGCCCCTCGTGCCCTGATCGAACCTCCACACCCTGACCGAGCCCCCCGTGCCCTGACCGAGCCTCCGCACCCTGACCGGACCCCCCCGCACCCTGACCGAACCCCACCGCACCCTGACCGAGCCCCCGCACCCTGACCGAGCCCACCGCGCCCTGACCGAGCCCCCCGCACCCTGACCGAGCCCACCACGCCCTGACCGGACCCCCCCGCACCCTGACCGAGCCCCCCCGCACCGACCGAGCCCCTCGTGCCCTGATCGAACCTCCACACCCTGACCGAGCCCCCCCCGCGCCCTGACCGAACCCCCCCCGCGCCCTGACCGAACCCCCCGCGCCCTGACAGAGCCCCCCGCGCCCTGAGAGAGCCCCCCCGCACCCTGTCCGAACCCCCCCGCGCCCTGACCGAGCCCCCGCGCCCTGACCGAGCCCCCGCACCCTGACCGAGCCCCCCGCGCCCTGACCGAGCCCCCCATGCCCTGACCGAGCCCCCCCGCACCCTGATCGAACCTCCACACCCTGACCGAGTCCCCCCACGCCCTGACCGAGCCCCCGTGCTCTgacagagccccccgcaccctgacCGAGCCCCCCCGCACCGACCGAGTCCCCGTGCTCTgacagagccccccgcaccctgacCGAGCCCCCCGCGCCCTGACCGAGCCCCCCCGCACCGACCGAGTCCCCCCACGCCCTGACCgagcccccccgtgctctgaccgAGCCCCCCCACGCTCTGACAGAGCCCTCCGCTccccaatatactgtatatatacacaagaCAGAGGACAGTCTGCGACCATGTGAATGGGGCCGATACTGAGCACGGGGCCTGCAgcaggtactgtatataggggagcgctcCGTCAGGGGGTATACGTTGTGCCCCTATGGCAGGGGTCTCTTCTGCATGTGGAGGTGATCAGCGCCGCCAACAGTCACTATAATCACCGCTGGCAAATCTCGTCCTACTGACCCAGCTAATGGCGCCACACCAGGGAGagcgctggacaacccctttaagaggtgCCGGCCTATTCAGGACTTGTGCCTCGTATTAAAACTCCATTGGAGTGAATGGGACAGAGTTACAATACCAGACACGACCTGGGCATGAGGGGGCGCTGTTTTAGTGATCACTTGTGCACCCAGACCGGAGATGTCACATGTACTGATCGCTGTCGGGACCCTCGCACCGTCAGCATCTATCCATGGATGTATTGAGTAAATGACTGGTCagtaactacaagtcccagcatgctcaGCACCGTTATGGATCATGTACAAATCAGTGGGTGTGGTAGGAACATTTTATTGATGTAAAAGTCTTCACACCCCAATATAGAGGGGATCAGGGTCTACAGCCTCGCGGACAGAGCGGATCCCGATGAGCGGGGTAGATCTGTGCGGGATCCGTCACATCCACGTCCATGAAATCGGTATGGGCCCCTCTGGCGCCATCATTGGGCCCCTGGTGGCACATAGAACTTCAGGGGTTGGCCGTTCTTCCCTTTGTCGTGCCAGCAAACATCGAAGAACGGATGGAGGCGGCTGGAGAATCGCTCGTGGAAGGTGTACAGGAGCTTCACGTTGTCCTCATCACCGGAATCAAAGAAGGACACGACGCCATCGGAGAAGCTCAGGTAGACCCCGATCTTCTCCGGACGCCCGTCCACGCGGAGGAGACGCGGCTCTTTGGCCTCGGCGTGGGCCTCATACACCTTCCCTTCCTTACAGCCCATGATCCAGAAGCCGTTGGAGGGACTGGCGTGGAGCTTGCCCTTGCGGTTGGCGGTCTCGGAGATGACACCCAGCGCCCACCTGGGCTTGTCCTCCACCACCACCTCCCAGTAGTGCTCTCTTTCCGTGAAGCTTTGCTTGGTGACCAAACAGTTGCCTTTGTCAAAGCGTCCGGGATCGTCGGACACCGGCTGCTTGTGGTCGGAACACTCCACGGATTTACCGTCTCCGGACACCACCAGGTTCTGCTGGGCTGAGTCCGGGTCAAACGTCAGGTTCTCCAGAGCTTGGAAGAaagaaatgcatgtaaaaaaaaaaacaattatgtttACAGAAACTTTGTACCAAAAAAGTAAAAACCTCAAACCCTTTTTTTCACCACAATTGGAGGGTGAGCGTAATGGGCGGGACGGTGCTGCCGCCTGGTGGTCGCGGCTGGTAATGTATCTTCCGTATTTCTCAGCACCCTCCATTGTGTCACAGCCCCATTCTCACCTGGCATCAGCGCCCGGAACATCTTCCTCCACACCTGGAACTTGAACTCATCGGAGATGATGGGCAGCTGGATGTCCAGGCGTCCGGGGAGCGGAGACTCTGATAAGATCTTCCCGAGCCTGTACATAGGAGGCGACAATAAGAAATCCGGTGCATCGCCCCTGAGGGACCGGCGGGAGAGGAAATACAAGGGAACTTACCTGGCCGTCACCACACAGAATTTCTGAAAAGGAAAAAACAAGATCAGCGGAGGCTATAAACTCTGGCATCAGCCTTATGACCGTCCACCACACGGCGGCCGCTCCTCTGTGCTACCGGATCTCCCATCACCGGCACCGAAATCCAGGAGCCCAGCAGCTACACCCGATCCTAATCCCATCACTCCCCCCAACACTGCCCCTCCCCGAGTTATCGCCCGATACCCCAATCCCTGCACCCGTCACCAACCCTAAATGGACCTCCAACCTCTACGACATCCTGGTGGGTCATATAGGGGTCTGGAGGTCATATAGGGGTCTGCTGAGGACAGAGTGGTGCATGGAGAATAGAGGGGTCTGGAGGTCATACAGGGGTCTGCTGAGGACAGAGTGCTGCATGGAGAAAAGAGGGGTCTGGAGGTCATATAGGGGTCTGCTGAGGACAGAGTGGCGCATGGAGAAAAGAGGGGTTTGGACGTCATATAGGGGTCTGCTGAGGACAGAGTGGCGCATGGAGAAAAGAGGGGTCAGGAGGTCATATAGGGGTCTGCTGAGGACAGAGTGGTGCATGGAGAATAGAGGGGTCTGGAGGTCATATAGGGGTCTGCTGAGGACAGAGTGGTGCATGGAGAATAGAGGGGTCTGGAGGTCATATAGGGGTCTGCTGAGGACAGAGTGGTGCATGGAGAATAGAGGGGTCTGGAGGTCATATAGGGGTCTGCTGAGGACAGAGTGGTGCATGGAGAATAGAGGGGTCTGGAGGTCATATAGGGGTCTGCTGAGGACAGAGTGGCGCATGGAGAAAAGAGGGGTCAGGAGGTCATATAGAGGTCTGCTGAGGACAGAGTGGTGCATGGAGAATAGAGGGGTCTGGAGGTCATATAGGGGTCTGCTGAGGACAGAGTGGTGCATGGAGAATAGAGGGGTCTGGAGGTCATATAGGGGTCTGCTGAGGACAGAGTGGTGCATGGAGAATAGAGGGGTCTGGAGGTCATATAGGGGTCTGCTGAGGACAGAGTGGTGCATGGAGAATAGAGGGGTCTGGAGGTCATATAGGGGTCTGCTGAGGACAGAGTGGCGCATGGAGAAAAGAGGGGTCAGGAGGTCATATAGAGGTCTGCTGAGGACAGAGTGGTGCATGGAGAATAGAGGGGTCTGGAGGTCATATAGAGGTCTGCCGAGGACAGAGTGGTGCATGGAGAATAGAGGGGTCTGGAGGTCATATAGAGGTCTGCCGAGGACAGAGTGGTGCATGGagaatagaggagtctggaggtcaTATAGGGGTCTGCTGAGGACAGAGTGGTGCATGGAGAATAGAGGGGTCTGGAGGTCATATAGAGGTCTGCTGAGGACAGAGTGGTGCATGGAGAATAGAGGGGTCTGGAGGTCATATAGGGGTCTGCTGAGGACAGAGTGGCGCATGGAGAAAAGAGGGGTCAGGAGGTCATATAGAGGTCTGCTGAGGACAGAGTGGTGCATGGAGAATAGAGGGTTCTGGAGGTCATATAGGGGTCTGCTGAGGACAGAGTGGTGCATTGAGAATAGAGGGGTCTGGACGTAATATAGGGGTCTGCTGAGGACAGAGTGCTGCATGGAGAATAGAGGGGTCTGGAGGTCATATAGGGGTCTGCTGAGGACAGAGTGCTGCATGGAGAATAGAGGGTTCTGGAGGTCATATAGAGGTCTGCTGAGGACAGAGTGCTGCATGGAGAATAGAGGGGTCTGGAGGTCATATAGGGGTCTGCTGAGGACAGAGTGGTGCATTGAGAATAGAGGGGTCTGGAGGTCATATAGGGGTCTGCTGAGGACAGAGTGCTGCATGGAGAATAGAGGGTTCTGGAGGTCATATAGAGGTCTGCTGAGGACAGAGTGGTGCATGGAGAATAGAGGGTTCTGGAGGTCATATAGGGGTCTGCTGAGGACAGAGTGGTGCATTGAGAATAGAGGGGTCTGGACGTAATATAGGGGTCTGCTGAGGACAGAGTGCTGCATGGAGAATAGAGGGGTCTGGAGGTCATATAGGGGTCTGCTGAGGACAGAGTGCTGCATGGAGAATAGAGGGGTCTGGAGGTCATATAGGGGTCTGCTGAGGACAGAGTGCTGCATGGAGAATAGAGGGTTCTGGAGGTCATATAGGGGTCTGCTGAGGACAGAGTGGTGCATTGAGAATAGAGGGGTCTGGACGTAATATAGGGGTCTGCTGAGGACAGAGTGGTGCATGGAGAATAGAGGGGTCTGGAGGTCATATAGGGGTCTGCCGAGGACAGAGTGGTGCATGGAGAATAGAGGGGTCTGGAGGTCATATAGGGGTCTGCCGAGGACAGAGTGGTGCATGGAGAATAGAGGGGTCTGGAGGTCATATAGGGGTCTGCCGAGGACAGAGTGGTGCATGGAGAATAGAGGGTTCTGGACGTCATATAGGGGTCTGCCGAGGACAGAGTGCTGCATGGAGAATAGAGGGGTCTGGAGGTCATATAGGGGTCTGCTGAGGACAGAGTGGTGCATTGAGAATAGAGGGGTCTGGAGGTCATATAGGGGTCTGCTGAGGACAGAGTGGTGCATGGAGAATAGAGGGGTCTGGAGGTCATATAGGGGTCTGCTGAGGACAGAGTGCTGCATGGAGAATAGAGGGTTCTGGAGGTCATATAGGGGTCTGCTGAGGACAGAGTGGTGCATGGAGAATAGAGGGGTCTGGAGGTCATATAGAGGTCTGCTGAGGACAGAGTGGTGCATGGAGAATAGAGGGGTCTGGAGGTCATATAGGGGTCTGCTGAGGACAGAGTGGTGCATGGAGAATAGAGGGGTCTGGAGGTCATATAGGGGTCTGCTGAGGACAGAGTGGCGCATGGAGAAAAGAGGGGTCAGGAGGTCATATAGAGGTCTGCTGAGGACAGAGTGCTGCATGGAGAATAGAGGGTTCTGGAGGTCATATAGGGGTCTGCTGAGGACAGAGTGGTGCATTGAGAATAGAGGGGTCTGGACGTAATATAGGGGTCTGCTGAGGACAGAGTGGTGCATGGAGAATAGAGGGGTCTGGAGGTCATATAGGGGTCTGCTGAGGACAGAGTGGTGCATGGAGAATAGAGGGGTCTGGAGGTCATATAGGGGTCTGCTGAGGACAGAGTGGTGCATGGAGAATAGAGGGGTCTGGAGGTCATATAGGGGTCTGCCGAGGACAGAGTGGTGCATGGAGAATAGAGGGGTCTGGAGGTCATATAGGGGTCTGCCGAGGACAGAGTGGTGCATGGAGAATAGAGGGTTCTGGACGTCATATAGGGGTCTGCTGAGGACAGAGTGCTGCATGGAGAATAGAGGGGTCTGGAGGTCATATAGGGGTCTGCTGAGGACAGAGTGGTGCATGGAGAATAGAGGGGTCTGGAGGTCATATAGGGGTCTGCCGAGGACAGAGTGGTGCATGGAGAATAGAGGGGTCTGGAGGTCATATAGGGGTCTGCCGAGGACAGAGTGGTGCATGGAGAATAGAGGGTTCTGGACGTCATATAGGGGTCTGCCGAGGACAGAGTGCTGCATGGAGAATAGAAGGGTCTGGACTTCATATAGGGGTCTGCTGAGGACAGAGTGGTGCATGGAGAATAGAGGGTTCTGGACGTCATATAGGGGTCTGCCGAGGACAGAGTGGTGCATGGAGAATAGAGGGGTCTGGAGGTCATATAGGGGTCTGCTGAGGACAGAGTGGTGCATGGAGAATAGAGGGGTCTGGAGGTCATATAGGGGTCTGCTGAGGACAGAGTGGTGCATGGAGAATAGAGGGGTCTGGAGGTCATATAGGGGTCTGCTGAGGACAGAGTGGTGCATTGAGAATAGAGGGGTCTGGAGGTCATATACGGGTCTGCTGAGGACAGAGTGCTGCATGGAGAATAGAGGGGTCTGGAGGTCATATAGGGGTCTGCTGAGGACAGAGTGCTGCATGGAGAATAGAGGGTTCTGGAGGTCATATAGGGGTCTGCTGAGGACAGAGTGGTGCATGGAGAATAGAGGGGTCTGGAGGTCATATAGGGGTCTGCTGAGGACAGAGTGCTGCATGGAGAATAGAGGGGTCTGGAGGTCATATAGGGGTCTGCTGAGGACAGAGTGCTGCATGGAGAATAGAGGGTTCTGGAGGTCATATAGGGGTCTGCTGAGGACAGAGTGGTGCATGGAGAATAGAGGGGTCTGGAGGTCATATAGGGGTCTGCCGAGGACAGAGTGGTGCATGGAGAATAGAGGGGTCTGGAGGTCATATAGGGGTCTGCTGAGGACAGAGTGCTGCATGGAGAATAGAGGGGTCTGGACGTCATATACGGGTCTGCTGAGGACAGAGTGCTGCATGGAGAATAGAGGGGTCTGGAGGTCATATAGGGGTCTGCCGAGGACAGAGTGGTGCATGTAGAATAGAGGGGTCTGGAGGTCATATAGGGGTCTGCTGAGGACAGAGTGGTGCATGGAGAATAGAGGGGTCTGGAGGTCATATAGGGGTCTGCTGAGGACAGAGTGGTGCATGGAGAATAGAGGGGTCAGGAGGTCATATAGGGGTCTGCTGAGGACAGAGTGGTGCATGGAGAATAGAGGGGTCTGGACGTCATATAGGGGTCTGCTGAGGACAGAGTGGTGCATGTAGAATAGAGGGGTCTGGAGGTCATATAGAGGTCTGCTGAGGACAGAGTGGTGCATGGAGAATAGAGGGGTCTGGAGGTCATATAGGGGTCTGCCGAGGACAGAGTGGTGCATGGAGAATAGAGGGGTCTGGAGGTCATATAGGGGTCTGCTGAGGACAGAGTGGTGCATGGagaatagaggagtctggaggtcaTATAGGGGTCTGCTGAGGACAGAGTGGTGCATGGAGAATACAGGGGTCTGGAGGTCATATAGGGGTCTGCTGAGGACAGAGTGCTGCATGGagaatagaggagtctggaggtcaTATAGGGGTCTGCTGAGGACAGAGTGGTGCATGGAGAATAGAGGGGTCTGGAGGTCATATAGGGGTCTGCTGAGGACAGAGTGGTGCATGGAGAATAGAGGGGTCTGGAGGTCATATAGGGGTCTGCCGAGGACAGAGTGCTACATGGAGAATAGAGGGGTCTGGAGGTCATATAGGGGTCTGCTGAGGACAGAGTGGTGCATGAAGAATACAGGGGTCTGGAGGTCATATAGGGGTCTGCTGAGGACAGAGTGCTGCATGGAGAATAGAGGGGTCTGGACGTAATATAGGGGTCTGCTGAGGACAGAGTGGTGCATGGAGAATAGAGGGGTCTGGACGTCATATAGGGGTCTGCCGAGGACAGAGTGGTGCATGGAGAATACAGGGGTCTGGACGTCATATAGGGGTCTGCCGAGGACAGAGTGGTGCATTGAGAATAGAGGGGTCTGGACGTCATATAGGGGTCTGCTGAGGACAGAGTGGTGCATGAAGAATACAGGGGTCTGGAGGTCATATAGGGGTCTGCCGAGGACAGAGTGGTGCATGGAGAATAGAGGGGTCTGGAGGTCATATAGGGGTATGAAGAGGATAGTGGTAGGGGATTTAGGGATCTACAGAGGATAGAGGGGTCCAGACAACACACATGGGTCCCTCTCCTGACGGTACGCCCAGTTTTCCCCTTTCCCTCACCCCTACTTATATCTAACCCTAATGCTGATGTCGCGCCCTACCACCACCCACCCTCCCCAACATCGGCTCCAGCTGCCACCATTACCCTCAGGAACTCCGTCTGCTCCTGTCCCTCCACGTCTTTCAGGACGCCTTCCATCTGACCGAGCTGCTCCACATAATGGGCCAAACTTTTCCGTTCACCCAGCAGGGCTCCGGAGGCGTTTATCTCCGCTTTGTCAGCTTCTCGAAATAGTGAGTTCTGCATGATGTCCAGATAGGAGCGCATGGAGTTCAGCTGATCCCGCACACTGGACTTAAAGCGGGAAACTGTGTCCTGTAATgtgaaatatacactgctcaaaaaaataaagggaacactaaaattccacatcctagatatcactgaatgaaatattccagctgtaaatctttattcattacatagtgaaatgtgtttagaaaaataaaacataaaaatgatcaacgtaaatcacaactaatatcccacggaggtctggagttggaatgatgctcaaaatcaaagtggaaaatgaagttacaggttgatctaacttcattggaaatgcctcaagacgaggaaatgatgctcagtggtgtgtgtggcctccacgtgcctgtatgacctccctacaacgcctgggcatgctcctgatgaggcagctgatggtctcctgagggatctcctcccagacctggactaaagcatccaccaactcctggacagtctgtggtgcaacgtgacgttggtggatggtgcgagacatgaggtcccagatgtgttcagtcggatttaggtctggggaacgggcgggccagtccatagcttcaatgctttcatcttgcaggaactgctgacacactccagccacgtgaggtctggcattgtcctgcattaggaggaacccagggccaaccgcaccagcatatcgtctcacaaggggtctgaggatctcatctcggtacctaatggcagtcaggctacctctggcgagcacatggagggctgtgcggccctccaaagaaatgccaccccacaccattactgacccactgccaaaccgggcatgctgaaggatgtggcaggcagcagattgctctccacggcgtctccagactctgtcacatgtgctcagtgtgaacctgctttcatctgtgaagagcacagggcgccagtggcgaatttgccaatcctggtgttctgtggcaaatgccaaatatcctgcacggtgttgggctgtgagcacaacccccatctgtgggcgtcgggcactcagaccatcctcatggagtcagtttctaaccgtttgtgcagacacatgcacatttgtggcctgctgaaggtcattttgcagggctctggcagtgctcctcctgttcctccttgcacgaaggctgaggtagcggtcctgctgctgggatgttgccctcctgcggccccctccacgtctcctggtgtactggcctgtctcctggtactgcctccagcctctggacactacgctgacagacacagtaaaccttcttgccacagctcgcattgatgtgccatcctgaatgagctgcactacctgagccacttgcgtcggttgtagagtccgtctcatgctaccacgagtgtgaaagcacaaccaacattcaaaagtgaccaaaacaccagccagaaagcattggtactgagatgtggtctgtggtccccacctgtagaaccactcctttattgaggggtctagataattgccaataatttccatcagttgtctattccatttgcacaacagcatgtgacattgattgtcaatcagtgttgcttcctaagtggacagtctgatttcacagaagtttgatttacttggagttagattctgttggttaagtgttccctttattttttgagcggtGTATATCAAACCCATAGAGAAAAGGGGGCTGCGGATGGGGGAGGGGTAACATGAACGGGACAGTGGTATAATCATCAGGAGATGCTGGATGTATATGTACCACATATAGAAGATCTGAGGACAGGTGTATGGTGCAGGTAATGACGGGGGCAGCGACCACCAGCACTGACCTTCACTTCAGACACCTGTCTGTCCAGCAGAGCCACTGTCTTCTCCTTCCGTAATCGTGCTtcctgcaggagaacctgctg
The nucleotide sequence above comes from Ranitomeya imitator isolate aRanImi1 chromosome 7, aRanImi1.pri, whole genome shotgun sequence. Encoded proteins:
- the TRIM72 gene encoding tripartite motif-containing protein 72; amino-acid sequence: MATPQLVQGMQNDLTCQLCLELFRSPVTPECGHTFCQSCLTGAPKGQDSNGSTLCPTCQAPSRPETLHINRQLEHLVQSFKQVPQGHCLEHLDPLSVFCEQDKELICGVCASLGKHKGHNIITAAEAHAKMKRQLPQQQVLLQEARLRKEKTVALLDRQVSEVKDTVSRFKSSVRDQLNSMRSYLDIMQNSLFREADKAEINASGALLGERKSLAHYVEQLGQMEGVLKDVEGQEQTEFLRKFCVVTARLGKILSESPLPGRLDIQLPIISDEFKFQVWRKMFRALMPALENLTFDPDSAQQNLVVSGDGKSVECSDHKQPVSDDPGRFDKGNCLVTKQSFTEREHYWEVVVEDKPRWALGVISETANRKGKLHASPSNGFWIMGCKEGKVYEAHAEAKEPRLLRVDGRPEKIGVYLSFSDGVVSFFDSGDEDNVKLLYTFHERFSSRLHPFFDVCWHDKGKNGQPLKFYVPPGAQ